A single window of Phyllostomus discolor isolate MPI-MPIP mPhyDis1 chromosome 13, mPhyDis1.pri.v3, whole genome shotgun sequence DNA harbors:
- the RPL26L1 gene encoding 60S ribosomal protein L26-like 1 yields MKFNPFVTSDRSKNRKRHFNAPSHVRRKIMSSPLSKELRQKYNVRSMPIRKDDEVQVVRGHYKGQQIGKVVQVYRKKYVIYIERVQREKANGTTVHVGIHPSKVVITRLKLDKDRKKILERKAKSRQVGKEKGKYKEELIEKMQE; encoded by the exons ATGAAGTTCAATCCCTTCGTGACCTCGGACCGTAGCAAAAACCGCAAACGCCACTTCAACGCCCCCTCGCACGTGCGCAGGAAGATCATGTCGTCCCCGCTCTCCAAGGAGCTGCGGCAGAAGTACAACGTCCGCTCCATGCCCATCCGCAAGGACGACGAGGTCCAG GTGGTTCGAGGACACTACAAAGGCCAGCAGATCGGCAAGGTGGTCCAGGTGTACAGAAAGAAGTACGTCATCTACATCGAGCGGGTGCAGCGTGAGAAGGCTAATGGCACGACTGTGCACGTGGGCATCCACCCCAGCAAG GTGGTTATCACCAGGCTAAAGCTGGACAAAGATCGGAAAAAGATTCTTGAACGCAAAGCCAAATCTCGACAGGTTGGAAAAGAGAAGGGCAAATACAAGGAAGAACTGATCGAGAAAATGCAGGAGTAA